The uncultured Cohaesibacter sp. region GCCATCATCATCGGAGAAGACATTGGCGCCGGTCTTAGCATCCACCACGCTCTGATGGATGTGCATGGCGCTGCCCGGCTCGTTATCCATCGGCTTGGCCATAAAGGTGGCATAACAATCATGCCGGAAGGCCGCTTCACGAATAAGGCGTTTGAAGACGAAAATCTGGTCGGCGAGGTCAAGCGGATTGCCATGAATGAGGTTGATCTCAAGCTGCCCTGCGCCGCCTTCCTGAATGACCGTGTCGATCTCCAGACCCTGCGCTTCAGCGAAATCATAGATATCCTCTATAATGCGGTCATATTCGTCTACCGCAGCAATGGAATAGGCCTGCCGCCCAACAGATTGCCGTCCGGAGCGCCCGATGGGGGGCTCTAGCGGATAATCAGGGTCGGAATTGCGCTTGGTCAGATAGAATTCCAACTCCGGTGCAACAACCGCATTCCATCCCATGGCCTCAAAGCCCCCGATCACACGGCGCAAAACGTTGCGCGGGGCCAGCTCCACCGGTTCGCCTTCCAACGTGTACAGATCGTGGATGACTTGCACCGTCGGGTCATTGGCCCAGGGCACTGAGCGCACCGTGGAGAGATCCGGCACCAGCTGGATGTCCCGTTCCATCATGAAATCCTGCCGGTCTTCCATTTCGATATAGGCGCCGGTGATGGTCTGGAAGAAAATGGATGTCGGTAGATAGGTTGGATTGAGGCCTGAAAATTTCGAGGCTGGCATGGCCTTGCCACGCGCGATGCCCACGATGTCGGGTACGACGCACTCCACTTCATCAATGTGGCGCGAGCGCATCCATTCGCGTACTTCTTCGGCCTTTTGCGGCAAGGGAATGCCGTCTCCCAGACTGCTATTGTCGGACGGGGTAGGGATAGGCGCTTTGGGTGTCTTGTCTTCTGAGCTGGTCATGAAATTACCTGTTGAAGTCAAATCGCAGCCAGTGCGATTGCATTTGTAACGTACCGCAGGATGTGATCACAAAGCAAGAAAAATTTGTGATCACAAAATGAAGGGATTTGCGCTTTTGTTGCCCTGTTCCTTCCGCAAAAGCGCAAAGAAAGGCCGACAACGGTCAGTCTGCGGGTAATCGGGGGATTTGGAAAGAGGTTGTCTTAAAGATCGTCGCTCAGCAGCAAGGTGCCCTGATGCACATCTTCCGAGATGGCCGTGCGCAAGGCTGCGCTATCGCCCTGTTGCAGGGCTTCAATAGCCTGTTTGTGTTGATCAATCAGGTTTGCCGTGCCGTGTCGTCCGTAAACAAGGCGCATGAAGGGACCAAATTGCATCCAGACATTTTCCACCAGTTTGATGATGACGTCGGACTGGGCCATTTCGTAAAGGGCAAAGTGAAAAGCGTGATTGCCCCGCATATAGCCTTCGACATCGCCATTTTCCAGACAGGCGTCGATCGCGTCATCAATGGTGATCAAACGTTGGATATCGGCCGCTGTCACATTGGGGAGGGCCATCTCTGCCAGTTCAGGCTCTAGCAGGGATCGCGTAAGATTGATCTCGTGATATTTCTTCTCGGTCATGGCGGGAATGGAAACGCGTCGGTTGCCGTGGCTTTCAAGGGCGCCTTCTGCCGTCAGGCGACGCACGGCGTCGCGTACCGGCATGGGGGAAACTTCCAGGTTGTCCGCAAGGCCACGCAGGGTTACTGCCTTGCCCGGCAGGAAGCCGCCAAACAGCAGGCGCTCGCGCAGAGCTTGATAGATCCGCTCGTGCGCGGTCAGCGGTCTGGCCTCTGCCTCATCCGCGCTTTCTGGTGTCCTGTCAGGTGGTGCGATCTCGTCCTTGGTCATGGCTCCTTTATACCGGCGGTTCTCAAACATGCAAAGACAATTTGATCGAAAAGGCTTGCGGCAGGGAAAATTTTGTGATCAAATTTTGGAATAATGGCCAAAAAGGCCAATCGGGCGACAACAGCCCATCGCAATCATCACAATTCCCGATAGAATCGAGGGGACTTACACGATGGCAGACAAAGCAGGCAAGCTTTTCTCCAAAACCGCACTCGCTGTAGCGGCGCTGCTTACCGCAACAGGCACAGGGATCGCGGCGGACAAAGAACTCCATATTTTCAACTGGTCGGATTATATCGACGAATCCATTATTAGCGATTTTGAAGCGGAAACCGGAATCAAGGTCACCTATGACGTGTTTGATTCCAACGAGGTGCTCGAAACCAAATTGCTGGCAGGCTCCACCGGCTATGATATTGTCGTTCCGACCGGCACATTCCTTCAGCGCCAGATTCAGGCAGGCGTCTTCCAGAAGCTGGACAAATCCAAGCTGCCCAATCTGAAGAATATGTGGGACGCGGTCTCCGAACGCACCGCAGCCTATGATCCGGGCAATGACTATTCCATCAACTATATGTGGGGCACCACCGGCGTTGGCTTCAACGTAGCCGCTGCCAAGGAACGCATGGGCGATATGCCGCTCAACACATGGGACATGGTCTTCAAACCGGAAGTCGCGGCCAAATTCGCCGATTGCGGCATTTATATTCTGGATGCGCCTACCGAAGTCATTCCGCTGACCCTCATGTATATGGGGAAAGATCCCAACAGCCATGACAAGGATGATATCGCCGCCGCCGAAGAGCTGCTGCTTTCCATTCGCCCTTATGTTCAGAAATTCCATTCCTCTGAATATATCAACGCACTGGCCAATGGTGACATCTGTCTGGCTATCGGATGGTCTGGCGATGTCTTCCAGGCCCGCGACCGCGCGGCAGAAGCGGATAATGGCGTCGAAGTCAATTACATCATCCCCAAGGAAG contains the following coding sequences:
- a CDS encoding glutamine synthetase family protein; protein product: MTSSEDKTPKAPIPTPSDNSSLGDGIPLPQKAEEVREWMRSRHIDEVECVVPDIVGIARGKAMPASKFSGLNPTYLPTSIFFQTITGAYIEMEDRQDFMMERDIQLVPDLSTVRSVPWANDPTVQVIHDLYTLEGEPVELAPRNVLRRVIGGFEAMGWNAVVAPELEFYLTKRNSDPDYPLEPPIGRSGRQSVGRQAYSIAAVDEYDRIIEDIYDFAEAQGLEIDTVIQEGGAGQLEINLIHGNPLDLADQIFVFKRLIREAAFRHDCYATFMAKPMDNEPGSAMHIHQSVVDAKTGANVFSDDDGEPSELFYHFLGGQQTYLPDVMSILAPYVNSYRRLLAGDSAPINLEWSIDNRSVGLRIPNSSPKNRRIENRLVGADTNPYLAIAASLACGLLGIINKDKPKPQLQHHAHHMPFSLPRSVHHSLGRLEKNEQLHDLLGPDFVTIYSQIKLHESEEFNQVISPWEREHLLLTV
- a CDS encoding GntR family transcriptional regulator — its product is MTKDEIAPPDRTPESADEAEARPLTAHERIYQALRERLLFGGFLPGKAVTLRGLADNLEVSPMPVRDAVRRLTAEGALESHGNRRVSIPAMTEKKYHEINLTRSLLEPELAEMALPNVTAADIQRLITIDDAIDACLENGDVEGYMRGNHAFHFALYEMAQSDVIIKLVENVWMQFGPFMRLVYGRHGTANLIDQHKQAIEALQQGDSAALRTAISEDVHQGTLLLSDDL
- a CDS encoding polyamine ABC transporter substrate-binding protein; amino-acid sequence: MADKAGKLFSKTALAVAALLTATGTGIAADKELHIFNWSDYIDESIISDFEAETGIKVTYDVFDSNEVLETKLLAGSTGYDIVVPTGTFLQRQIQAGVFQKLDKSKLPNLKNMWDAVSERTAAYDPGNDYSINYMWGTTGVGFNVAAAKERMGDMPLNTWDMVFKPEVAAKFADCGIYILDAPTEVIPLTLMYMGKDPNSHDKDDIAAAEELLLSIRPYVQKFHSSEYINALANGDICLAIGWSGDVFQARDRAAEADNGVEVNYIIPKEGAQMWFDQMAIPADAANVEEAHTFLNYIMRPDVIAKASNYVYYANGNKASQELLEEDVIGDPAVYPDEETTAKLFVHMPYPPKIQRVVTRAWTKVKSGQ